A genome region from Chryseobacterium indicum includes the following:
- a CDS encoding S8 family peptidase, producing the protein MRKNVFYLLLLFFVFTSCNRDDLQNNVASTEITQKDPLTAKQINEKINETIKTKGRFSWNESSDHFLWSGIFQGNKIASIGFGSSFDRSLDANNKAIENEILDLIKKYEGKTDRILLSSDQYLNQIDVAIEKQETVIALRKMKNIRYLEPADYRYFENEKQFGATAKSSSSSSGCGFESTALNVVDYTTVSPNAKAPWSFTKHNIINAWSYSTGAGVTIGVIDSGVSPEQSLLGSSFNNGLSTGRTISKNGVYVDSVWPWSTGYDGSADKCGHGTSMASAAAAPRNNQGQPVGVAYNVNLVTYRAASNVVLDGYHEQNGVKIAFTELGNNNTVKIISMSMGHIFSVGKIEDGVKYAYSKGKLIFCAGGTSTSFTNFVGVIFPAWMPETQAITGVKENTSNQKCDVCHSGSEIDFTYQMERASGSNIPVLSYYNGQTDYVGGSSVATASTAGIAALVWAKNPSWTRDQVINKMRQSATYYPTPNSDYGYGNINVLQAVQ; encoded by the coding sequence ATGAGAAAAAATGTTTTTTACCTTTTATTGTTGTTCTTTGTTTTTACTTCATGTAACAGAGACGACCTTCAAAACAATGTTGCCAGTACAGAAATCACTCAGAAAGATCCTTTAACGGCAAAACAGATCAATGAAAAAATCAACGAAACCATCAAAACAAAAGGCAGATTTTCATGGAATGAATCTTCCGATCACTTTTTATGGAGCGGAATTTTTCAGGGAAATAAAATTGCTTCCATCGGATTTGGTTCTTCTTTCGACAGAAGTCTGGATGCGAACAACAAAGCTATTGAAAACGAAATTTTAGATCTGATTAAAAAATATGAAGGAAAGACCGACAGAATTTTACTGTCTTCAGACCAATATCTGAATCAGATCGATGTTGCCATCGAGAAGCAGGAGACGGTGATTGCACTCAGAAAAATGAAAAACATCCGTTATCTGGAACCTGCAGATTACCGTTATTTTGAAAACGAAAAACAATTTGGGGCAACTGCAAAATCCAGCAGCAGCTCTTCAGGCTGCGGATTTGAATCTACCGCTTTGAATGTCGTAGATTATACTACCGTTTCTCCTAATGCAAAAGCACCATGGTCATTCACGAAACACAATATCATTAATGCATGGAGTTACAGTACAGGAGCTGGAGTAACGATAGGAGTAATAGACAGCGGTGTTTCTCCGGAGCAGTCCTTGTTAGGAAGCAGTTTTAATAACGGACTTTCTACAGGACGAACCATCAGCAAAAATGGAGTATATGTAGATTCAGTCTGGCCGTGGAGCACAGGATATGACGGTTCTGCCGACAAATGCGGTCACGGAACAAGCATGGCTTCTGCAGCAGCAGCGCCTAGAAACAATCAGGGACAACCGGTTGGAGTAGCTTATAATGTCAATCTGGTAACTTACAGAGCGGCTTCTAATGTGGTTTTAGACGGATATCATGAGCAAAACGGCGTGAAAATAGCCTTTACAGAGCTGGGAAATAATAACACTGTAAAAATTATTTCGATGTCGATGGGACATATCTTTTCTGTCGGAAAAATTGAAGATGGGGTAAAATACGCGTATTCAAAAGGAAAACTAATTTTCTGCGCAGGCGGAACTTCTACCAGTTTTACCAATTTTGTAGGTGTAATTTTTCCTGCATGGATGCCTGAAACACAAGCAATAACAGGAGTAAAAGAAAATACGTCCAATCAGAAATGCGATGTCTGCCATTCAGGAAGCGAAATCGATTTTACTTATCAGATGGAAAGAGCTTCGGGAAGCAATATTCCGGTACTGAGTTATTATAACGGGCAAACAGATTATGTGGGAGGATCTTCCGTAGCAACGGCTTCCACCGCAGGAATTGCGGCGTTGGTCTGGGCTAAAAATCCTTCATGGACGAGAGATCAGGTCATTAATAAAATGAGACAGTCTGCAACCTATTATCCGACTCCGAACTCAGATTACGGATACGGAAATATCAATGTTTTACAGGCAGTTCAGTAA
- a CDS encoding GNAT family N-acetyltransferase: MTIKRTDSSNKDFQNLVKLLDADLAIRNGEDHGFYDQFNKIDMIKNCIVIYVDEIPAACGAFKKFDEETVEIKRMYTNPDFRKKGLATAIVKELEIWAKEFNYTKAVLESSHEQNEALSVYEKSGYTRIPNYGQYIGIDKSVCYEKVL, encoded by the coding sequence ATGACAATTAAAAGAACAGATTCTTCCAATAAAGATTTTCAAAATTTAGTAAAGCTTTTAGATGCGGATTTAGCCATTCGCAATGGGGAAGATCATGGTTTTTACGATCAGTTTAACAAAATTGATATGATCAAAAACTGTATTGTCATTTATGTGGATGAAATTCCTGCAGCTTGTGGAGCATTTAAAAAATTTGATGAAGAAACAGTTGAAATTAAAAGAATGTACACCAATCCTGATTTCAGAAAGAAGGGTTTAGCAACAGCCATCGTTAAAGAACTGGAAATCTGGGCAAAAGAATTTAATTATACAAAAGCAGTGCTGGAAAGCTCACACGAGCAGAATGAGGCACTGTCCGTTTATGAAAAGAGCGGTTACACCAGAATTCCAAATTATGGACAGTACATCGGAATTGATAAAAGTGTCTGTTATGAAAAAGTTTTGTAA
- a CDS encoding DUF2059 domain-containing protein has translation MKKILVAFVLFIGVTGFAQTSKEAKIKELIEVTGVSKIAVQGAQQFVNAYKENYKDIIPDEFWNGFLKEVSSEEFSKLYIPIYAKYYTESDLDELIKFYKTPIGQKTISNMPLIMNESMEVGREWGQNLAKKLIDKINTQKGYQSPPPPKSK, from the coding sequence ATGAAAAAAATTTTAGTAGCGTTTGTTCTTTTTATAGGTGTTACAGGCTTTGCCCAAACATCAAAAGAAGCAAAAATTAAAGAATTAATCGAAGTTACCGGAGTCAGTAAAATTGCGGTACAGGGAGCTCAGCAATTTGTAAATGCTTACAAAGAAAATTACAAAGATATTATTCCTGATGAATTTTGGAATGGATTTTTAAAGGAAGTTTCCTCAGAAGAATTTTCTAAACTCTATATTCCTATTTATGCAAAATATTATACAGAATCGGATCTTGATGAGCTGATAAAATTCTACAAAACTCCTATCGGACAAAAAACAATTTCTAACATGCCTTTAATCATGAATGAAAGTATGGAAGTTGGCAGAGAATGGGGGCAGAATTTAGCAAAAAAGCTGATTGATAAAATTAACACACAAAAAGGGTATCAATCTCCACCGCCACCAAAAAGTAAATAA